Proteins from a single region of Sneathiella aquimaris:
- a CDS encoding pyridoxamine 5'-phosphate oxidase family protein codes for MSINSLEELRAIYGEPKEAVLKKILPSLEDHGKNFIARSPFLIMSTSDKNGRADASPKGDMAGFVLVPDNQTILIPDRIGNNITDSLRNIIENPEVGLIFFIPGIRETLRVNGPCEILADADLLDRFKEKGKTPRTVLKVTVREAYMHCGKAIIRSDLWGETHKVSQKDFPSLGKILADQIAGLDSLELDESLEKSYSERLY; via the coding sequence ATGTCGATTAACTCTCTTGAGGAACTCCGTGCAATTTACGGAGAGCCTAAGGAAGCAGTGTTAAAAAAAATCCTGCCTTCACTTGAAGATCATGGCAAAAACTTTATTGCTCGATCTCCCTTTCTCATCATGTCAACGAGTGACAAAAATGGACGGGCGGACGCCTCCCCCAAAGGCGATATGGCTGGCTTTGTCCTTGTGCCTGACAACCAGACTATTTTGATCCCCGATCGCATTGGAAATAACATTACGGACAGCCTCCGTAATATTATTGAAAATCCCGAGGTCGGTTTGATTTTTTTTATCCCCGGCATTCGTGAAACACTTCGCGTCAACGGCCCCTGCGAGATTTTGGCAGATGCCGATCTTTTGGACAGGTTTAAAGAAAAAGGAAAAACCCCCAGAACGGTTCTGAAGGTGACTGTGCGCGAAGCTTACATGCATTGCGGAAAAGCAATTATTCGGTCTGACCTTTGGGGTGAAACCCATAAGGTTAGCCAAAAAGATTTCCCCTCCCTCGGCAAAATTCTGGCAGACCAGATCGCCGGCCTGGATAGTCTGGAATTGG
- a CDS encoding response regulator has product MTSNSGTAPEAKKLLIIDDERDFGDYVGEVGKELGFQAVVTDNASDFMKSYQAQEPAVIVLDMVMPGVDGVELIGWLAKQKCQSRILIVTGFNPRYAELAEDLGGAKGLRDIKSFTKPIRLADLRAALSLPE; this is encoded by the coding sequence ATGACATCAAATAGTGGGACAGCTCCAGAAGCGAAAAAACTGCTTATCATCGACGATGAACGTGACTTCGGCGACTATGTCGGTGAGGTAGGCAAAGAACTTGGATTTCAAGCCGTGGTAACAGACAATGCGTCTGACTTTATGAAATCCTATCAAGCGCAGGAGCCCGCTGTCATTGTCCTGGACATGGTAATGCCCGGCGTGGATGGGGTTGAATTAATCGGCTGGCTAGCCAAACAGAAGTGTCAATCCCGTATTTTGATTGTGACCGGTTTCAATCCCAGATATGCAGAGTTGGCAGAAGACCTGGGAGGCGCTAAAGGGTTGCGGGACATTAAAAGTTTCACCAAACCAATTCGGTTAGCGGATTTACGAGCTGCCCTTTCGTTACCAGAATGA
- a CDS encoding SDR family NAD(P)-dependent oxidoreductase, whose product MNATNKVAIVTGSATGTGAAIAMALGKKGYNVLINYTKSKNEAEETAKAVSALGVDTLLFQGDVSKDEDCRAMAQAAVDKWGRIDALVNNAGRTKFVPHQNLDDLDAQDFHDIYAVNTIGPFQMTRACVPYLKESGKGRIVMISSVAGTHGHGSSLAYVASKGGLNSMTKGLARTLGPEITVNAICPGMIETRWLREGWGDENYEKNRVAMTKRVPLAKVSQPEDIADAVLWFITGGDLVTGELLIVDGGMHLVS is encoded by the coding sequence ATGAACGCCACAAATAAAGTTGCCATTGTCACGGGATCTGCCACCGGAACGGGAGCTGCGATCGCCATGGCTCTTGGAAAAAAAGGATATAACGTCTTAATCAACTATACAAAAAGTAAGAACGAAGCCGAAGAAACGGCCAAAGCTGTTAGTGCCCTGGGTGTAGACACCCTTCTCTTTCAAGGGGACGTTTCAAAAGACGAAGATTGCCGGGCAATGGCCCAGGCCGCTGTTGATAAATGGGGCCGGATTGATGCTCTGGTGAACAATGCCGGGCGCACAAAGTTTGTACCCCATCAAAATCTGGACGATTTGGACGCCCAGGATTTTCACGATATTTACGCCGTAAACACAATCGGTCCTTTCCAAATGACACGCGCCTGCGTCCCTTATCTGAAAGAGTCAGGCAAGGGAAGAATTGTCATGATTTCTTCAGTCGCCGGTACCCATGGGCACGGCTCATCCCTTGCTTATGTTGCGTCCAAGGGCGGCTTGAATTCCATGACAAAAGGTTTGGCCCGAACCCTCGGCCCCGAAATAACCGTTAATGCGATCTGTCCCGGGATGATTGAAACCCGCTGGCTTCGCGAAGGTTGGGGGGATGAAAACTATGAAAAGAACAGAGTAGCCATGACCAAACGCGTCCCGTTGGCAAAGGTTTCGCAGCCGGAAGACATCGCTGATGCTGTCTTATGGTTCATTACCGGGGGTGATCTGGTTACCGGTGAATTGCTTATCGTTGATGGGGGTATGCATTTGGTTAGCTAA
- a CDS encoding pseudouridine-5'-phosphate glycosidase — protein sequence MEIEFSPQVAKALADGKPVVALESTIISHGFPFPKNMELAEQMETVIREQGAEPATIALINGVIKCGLSVEELTILATSENVEKCSVRDLPSATARKITGATTVASTSFIAERAGIKVFATGGIGGVHRGEEGGNGFDISADLLELSRSRVAVVAAGAKSILDLPATLEVLESYSVPVVGYKTDTFPAFHSLSSGLPLPGTAPDMEALCKIVNMHFQMGLPSGILICNPVPHDHAMSNEEVDTLVDQARFDAIKAGVKGAKITPYILGALNRLSNGKTSEVNLALALNNAKVAAALAARLAV from the coding sequence ATGGAAATAGAATTCTCACCTCAGGTAGCAAAAGCCCTCGCAGACGGAAAACCAGTTGTGGCATTGGAATCGACCATTATCAGTCATGGTTTTCCCTTTCCAAAAAACATGGAACTGGCGGAACAAATGGAAACAGTGATCCGCGAGCAGGGGGCCGAGCCCGCGACGATTGCGCTGATTAACGGTGTAATAAAATGCGGTTTGTCTGTTGAGGAGTTGACGATCCTGGCGACTTCAGAAAATGTCGAGAAATGCTCGGTTCGTGATCTGCCTTCCGCGACGGCGCGCAAAATTACGGGTGCGACAACGGTTGCCTCTACCTCCTTTATTGCGGAACGCGCGGGTATAAAAGTCTTTGCAACGGGTGGTATTGGTGGTGTCCATCGCGGTGAAGAAGGCGGTAACGGTTTTGATATCTCTGCCGATCTTCTTGAATTATCCCGCTCTCGGGTCGCGGTTGTTGCTGCGGGCGCTAAATCCATTCTGGATTTGCCGGCAACGCTGGAGGTGCTGGAAAGTTATAGTGTTCCTGTTGTTGGATATAAAACTGACACTTTCCCGGCTTTTCATAGTTTATCAAGCGGCTTGCCACTTCCTGGTACGGCACCTGACATGGAGGCCCTTTGCAAAATTGTGAACATGCATTTTCAAATGGGTTTGCCGTCCGGTATTTTGATTTGTAATCCTGTGCCGCATGATCATGCGATGTCGAACGAAGAAGTTGATACCCTTGTCGATCAGGCACGGTTCGACGCCATCAAAGCAGGAGTTAAGGGCGCAAAGATAACGCCTTATATTCTGGGAGCCCTTAACCGTTTGTCCAATGGAAAGACCAGCGAAGTCAATCTTGCGCTGGCCTTGAATAATGCAAAAGTTGCTGCGGCACTTGCAGCGCGTTTAGCGGTTTGA
- a CDS encoding DUF6691 family protein, whose protein sequence is MFNIIATISGVLFGMGLAISGMLSPGKVIGFLDITGNWDPSLAFVMGGAVLVTVVSFKLLLKRPIPFFGEKFHLPSKKDIDARLLVGAGLFGAGWGIGGLCPGPAVSSLAYADPKIAVFVVSMVTGIIIAKRFFSNR, encoded by the coding sequence ATGTTCAACATAATCGCAACAATTTCCGGCGTTCTATTTGGTATGGGCCTCGCCATTTCTGGGATGCTGAGCCCGGGCAAAGTCATCGGTTTTCTCGACATCACCGGCAACTGGGATCCCAGCCTCGCCTTCGTTATGGGCGGAGCAGTGCTGGTAACTGTCGTTAGCTTTAAACTTCTGCTGAAGCGTCCCATTCCATTTTTCGGTGAGAAATTTCACCTTCCCAGCAAAAAGGATATCGATGCCCGCCTGCTTGTCGGCGCGGGTTTATTTGGCGCTGGCTGGGGAATAGGGGGTTTGTGCCCGGGACCAGCTGTCAGCTCTCTTGCTTACGCCGACCCTAAGATTGCCGTTTTTGTCGTCTCGATGGTGACCGGTATCATTATTGCCAAAAGATTTTTTTCAAACCGCTAA
- a CDS encoding YeeE/YedE family protein: MENFTPFLSLAGGLVLGISATLLFAGGRIAGISGIIGGLVPPSDPEKKWRLLFLLGLIGGAALYPIIGGDISYISLNPYGFADQLHFAALIAGGLLVGIGTQVGGGCTSGHGVCGIGRLSVRSIAATLTFMAVAGIVVFVIRTAVGG, translated from the coding sequence GTGGAAAATTTCACACCTTTCTTATCCCTCGCTGGAGGTCTGGTTCTCGGCATCTCCGCAACCTTACTCTTCGCCGGCGGCCGCATCGCAGGTATTAGCGGTATCATTGGTGGCCTTGTACCACCTTCGGACCCAGAAAAAAAATGGCGTCTTTTATTCCTGCTTGGATTAATCGGCGGCGCAGCTCTGTATCCGATTATCGGGGGAGATATTTCCTACATTTCCCTAAACCCGTACGGATTTGCCGACCAATTACACTTCGCCGCGTTAATTGCTGGCGGACTTCTGGTCGGTATCGGCACGCAAGTTGGAGGGGGATGCACAAGCGGACATGGGGTCTGCGGTATCGGCAGACTCTCCGTGCGCTCAATCGCTGCGACCCTGACCTTCATGGCTGTTGCCGGTATTGTCGTTTTCGTTATTCGCACCGCTGTAGGAGGCTGA
- a CDS encoding SulP family inorganic anion transporter, whose product MTVSLTRFLPILDWGRNYSISTFSGDLSAGIITAILLIPQAMAYSALAGLPPEVGLYASIAPPILYAFFGSSRTLAVGPVAVASLMVAYALSTIAEQGSSDYLSAALVLSVLIALCFLIIGVLKLGFLTEFLSHPVMAGFTSAAALMIAFSQLTPFSGLSERLHFFDLFSPNGISNTINGINATTLAIGLFSMVLLYIFRKYLEALLRKIPALDPFAQGLSKTGPLIVLILTTFTVMAFDLSETAAVPIIGLIPEGIPAFQVPDFSAGLVSDLLPSALLITLISYVESVAIAKVLAARRRQKLNVNQEALGLGFANLGSGFTGGSPVCGGFSRSVVNFAAGANTQGAAIITALLIAMTLAFFTPLFYFVPKTVLAAIILVAILDLVDVKGFLKNLRYDKADGIAEGVTFVSVLLLGIETGLTIGIGMSLLLHFWRSSRPHIAVVGQVDNTEHFRNIKRHKVKTYPHLLAVRIDESLFFANATYLETFLLSEVAANKEITDVLLICSAINTIDGSALHTLEMVQKELSDGGVILHFAEVKGPVMDRLQQTDFFNHNQNIQVFLSTYDAFKVLSEKGNPLLNNPEWSI is encoded by the coding sequence GTGACTGTCTCATTAACCCGCTTTTTGCCTATTCTGGATTGGGGCCGGAACTATTCCATCAGCACATTCAGCGGGGACTTGTCAGCTGGTATTATTACTGCAATTCTGTTGATCCCCCAAGCCATGGCCTATTCGGCTCTTGCCGGCCTCCCTCCTGAAGTTGGCTTATACGCCAGTATTGCACCGCCCATTCTGTATGCTTTTTTTGGCAGTAGCCGGACACTCGCCGTTGGGCCGGTGGCTGTCGCGTCCCTTATGGTGGCCTATGCCTTATCGACAATTGCAGAGCAAGGGAGTAGCGATTACCTTTCCGCGGCCCTTGTTCTTTCTGTCTTGATTGCCTTGTGCTTTCTGATTATCGGCGTCTTGAAGCTGGGTTTCCTGACGGAATTTCTAAGTCACCCTGTTATGGCGGGTTTCACCAGCGCCGCTGCTCTTATGATTGCATTTAGTCAGCTTACGCCGTTTTCAGGGCTCAGCGAACGGCTTCATTTTTTCGATTTATTCTCGCCAAACGGCATATCAAACACAATAAACGGTATCAATGCTACAACCCTGGCCATCGGGTTATTCAGTATGGTTCTGCTGTATATTTTCCGCAAATATCTCGAAGCGCTTTTAAGAAAAATTCCAGCACTGGATCCATTTGCACAAGGCTTATCCAAAACCGGGCCGCTTATCGTCCTGATCCTTACCACCTTCACCGTGATGGCCTTTGATCTTAGCGAAACCGCGGCGGTACCCATCATTGGCTTGATCCCGGAAGGCATTCCTGCCTTTCAGGTCCCGGATTTTTCCGCTGGTTTGGTCTCGGACCTCCTCCCCTCTGCCCTGCTGATTACCTTGATCAGTTACGTAGAGAGTGTGGCAATTGCCAAAGTGCTGGCCGCCAGACGCCGCCAAAAACTGAACGTCAATCAGGAAGCGTTGGGTCTTGGATTTGCAAATCTAGGTTCAGGCTTCACCGGGGGCAGTCCAGTTTGTGGCGGCTTCAGCCGATCCGTTGTCAATTTTGCCGCTGGTGCCAATACGCAGGGAGCTGCAATTATAACAGCGCTCCTGATCGCAATGACCCTCGCTTTTTTCACACCCCTCTTCTATTTCGTGCCCAAAACAGTCTTGGCGGCCATCATTCTGGTTGCCATTCTGGATCTGGTGGATGTGAAAGGCTTCTTAAAAAATCTCCGCTATGATAAAGCCGACGGGATTGCGGAAGGCGTCACCTTTGTTTCGGTACTGCTGCTTGGGATTGAAACGGGCCTGACCATTGGAATTGGAATGTCATTGCTTCTACATTTCTGGCGAAGCAGTCGCCCTCACATTGCCGTGGTGGGTCAGGTTGATAATACCGAGCATTTTAGAAACATAAAACGCCACAAAGTGAAAACCTATCCCCATCTACTGGCTGTCAGGATTGATGAAAGCCTGTTTTTTGCCAACGCAACCTATCTTGAAACCTTCCTGCTTTCCGAAGTAGCCGCAAACAAGGAAATCACGGACGTCCTGTTGATTTGCAGTGCGATTAACACGATTGACGGCAGTGCCCTACATACGTTGGAGATGGTTCAGAAAGAACTTTCTGACGGCGGGGTGATATTGCATTTTGCCGAAGTCAAAGGGCCGGTCATGGATCGTTTGCAACAAACTGATTTCTTTAATCACAATCAAAATATCCAGGTGTTTTTAAGTACCTATGACGCCTTCAAAGTTCTTTCTGAAAAAGGAAACCCGCTCTTGAACAATCCAGAATGGAGTATCTAA
- a CDS encoding ArsR/SmtB family transcription factor — protein MNIENMKFAAQRASTLMKALSSETRLMLLCQMADTERSVSDLASILQMRPSSVSQQLSLLRKDGLVKTRREGQTIFYSLEGDEAKNVIATLYDLYCSEDISQ, from the coding sequence ATGAATATTGAAAATATGAAATTTGCCGCGCAGCGTGCCAGTACCTTGATGAAAGCGTTGTCGAGTGAAACACGGCTTATGCTCCTTTGTCAGATGGCTGATACGGAGCGCTCGGTCAGTGACCTTGCAAGCATTTTACAAATGCGCCCCTCTTCTGTGTCTCAACAGCTGTCCCTTCTTAGAAAAGATGGATTGGTTAAAACCAGAAGAGAGGGGCAGACTATTTTCTATTCCCTTGAGGGGGATGAGGCAAAAAATGTGATCGCCACACTTTATGACCTTTATTGTTCAGAGGATATTTCCCAGTGA
- a CDS encoding MBL fold metallo-hydrolase, whose protein sequence is MKPIVTAFFHEPTFTVTYVVTDGSSGQCAIIDSVLDYDPKSGRTDTETADAIVDFIKKEGMTVDWILETHVHADHLTAAPYLKEKLGGAIGIGAAVTKVQAVFTGVFNVANEVPTDGSQFDQLLADGETISCGQMAIKTISVPGHTPACVAYEIGDAVFVGDTLFMPDFGTARCDFPGGDAKALYNSIRKILSLPGDTRLFMCHDYAPDGRDYVWETTVAEQNAKNIHISEGVSQEEFVKMREARDKELSMPVLIIPSVQVNIRAGHMPLPEGNGTRYLKVPINQL, encoded by the coding sequence ATGAAGCCGATCGTGACAGCTTTTTTCCATGAGCCAACGTTTACGGTAACGTATGTGGTCACAGATGGTTCGTCGGGCCAATGTGCAATTATTGACAGTGTCTTGGATTATGATCCAAAATCCGGTCGGACGGACACGGAAACCGCTGATGCTATCGTCGATTTCATTAAAAAAGAAGGGATGACTGTCGACTGGATCCTTGAAACCCATGTCCATGCGGATCACTTGACCGCTGCGCCGTATTTAAAGGAAAAACTGGGCGGGGCAATCGGTATCGGTGCGGCGGTAACGAAAGTGCAGGCCGTGTTTACCGGTGTGTTTAACGTGGCGAATGAAGTTCCGACAGACGGCTCACAATTTGATCAATTGCTGGCGGATGGCGAAACGATTTCCTGTGGGCAGATGGCCATAAAAACAATCTCCGTTCCGGGGCATACTCCGGCCTGTGTCGCCTATGAAATTGGCGATGCCGTTTTTGTGGGGGATACTTTGTTTATGCCAGATTTTGGTACGGCCCGATGTGATTTCCCAGGGGGCGATGCCAAGGCCCTTTACAATTCAATCCGAAAAATCCTGTCTCTGCCTGGCGATACACGACTGTTTATGTGCCACGACTATGCACCCGATGGGCGAGACTATGTCTGGGAAACAACTGTCGCAGAGCAAAACGCAAAGAACATTCATATCAGCGAAGGTGTCTCACAAGAGGAATTTGTCAAAATGCGGGAGGCCAGAGATAAAGAGCTGAGCATGCCCGTTCTAATCATACCGTCCGTACAGGTAAATATTCGGGCAGGGCATATGCCGCTTCCTGAAGGAAATGGCACGCGCTACCTGAAAGTACCAATCAACCAGCTTTAA
- a CDS encoding serine hydrolase — MINKALLSTLALILLAITLFPGDTLARYASVVMDSRTGQVIYSRNADKKLYPASLTKIMTLYMTFEALDRGQLRFDQMLVVSKRAEGQAPTKLGLKRGGRISVRDAVFGLITKSANDAATVLAEAMAPTEAAFARKMTEKARKLGMQRTSFRNASGLPNRRQKSTARDMAILGAAMIHDFPHYYNYLSLQKFDYKGKAYKNHNNLLGKYKGADGIKTGYIRASGFNLVASAKRGRNRLIGVVFGGRSAKSRDRHMKKLLDKGFTKIETIYPTTIPTPTTRPLRIALGTSHKSKPAVQIARSNIDTPGTVAAIKKTAIGEGTWGIQVGAFSRADKARSQLNKANRLSNGLLDNGQFNIQRVTQNGTAIYRAQMVGFNEQGARNLCKALERKSMTCFVVSAGTGNLVRVADRN, encoded by the coding sequence ATGATCAACAAAGCACTATTGTCGACCCTTGCACTCATTCTGCTCGCGATTACATTGTTCCCTGGCGACACCCTTGCACGTTACGCCTCAGTCGTTATGGACAGCCGCACCGGCCAGGTTATCTATTCTCGAAATGCTGACAAGAAACTTTACCCGGCATCGTTGACGAAAATCATGACACTCTACATGACTTTCGAAGCCCTGGATCGAGGACAGCTGCGCTTTGACCAGATGTTAGTCGTCTCCAAGCGGGCTGAAGGGCAAGCGCCCACAAAGCTAGGCCTGAAAAGAGGCGGCCGCATCAGCGTGCGGGACGCCGTTTTCGGTCTTATCACAAAATCAGCCAATGACGCAGCTACCGTTCTTGCTGAGGCGATGGCGCCCACAGAGGCTGCATTTGCTCGTAAAATGACGGAAAAAGCGCGGAAGCTAGGCATGCAGCGCACTTCTTTTAGAAATGCAAGCGGCCTGCCCAATCGTCGTCAAAAAAGCACCGCACGGGATATGGCTATCCTTGGCGCTGCCATGATTCACGACTTTCCGCATTATTACAATTACCTGTCACTGCAGAAGTTTGATTATAAAGGCAAGGCCTATAAAAATCACAACAACCTGCTCGGAAAATACAAAGGTGCCGATGGAATTAAAACCGGGTATATCCGGGCCTCTGGCTTTAATCTGGTTGCCTCAGCAAAGCGTGGACGCAATCGATTGATCGGTGTCGTTTTTGGTGGGCGCTCCGCCAAAAGCCGCGACCGTCACATGAAAAAGCTATTGGATAAAGGCTTCACCAAGATCGAAACCATATATCCAACAACCATACCCACGCCAACAACCAGACCCTTGCGGATTGCATTGGGAACGTCCCATAAAAGCAAACCTGCAGTTCAGATTGCCAGAAGCAATATTGATACACCGGGCACTGTCGCCGCGATTAAGAAAACAGCGATTGGCGAAGGAACCTGGGGTATTCAGGTCGGCGCATTTTCCCGCGCAGACAAAGCCCGCAGTCAGCTTAACAAAGCAAACAGGCTAAGCAATGGCTTGCTTGATAACGGTCAGTTCAACATCCAACGCGTGACACAAAATGGCACCGCCATTTACCGCGCCCAGATGGTCGGCTTTAACGAACAGGGCGCCCGCAATCTATGCAAGGCACTTGAGCGTAAATCAATGACATGCTTTGTTGTTTCAGCGGGCACCGGCAACCTCGTTCGTGTGGCTGACCGCAACTAG
- a CDS encoding phasin family protein: MSNTTTKAKTATTAKKEAADITKDFEVLMTANRKTLQDAFKSGTDAAESAFKSGSEAFKANYEKAVKDGKANVEKATKSLSEVPFYDAEGSESFMKVGATAVEKGEKISAEIVEFSTEQVSEYFSVTRSLIEAEDVQKAIELQSEYARSSVETYVSEFGKLNSMFVDAAKTVMEPFGAQYAANMDKFLNRA; this comes from the coding sequence ATGAGCAACACAACTACTAAAGCGAAAACAGCAACGACTGCTAAAAAAGAAGCTGCTGATATCACAAAAGATTTTGAAGTCCTGATGACTGCGAACCGCAAGACATTACAGGACGCCTTTAAGTCCGGTACAGACGCCGCAGAAAGCGCGTTTAAATCAGGTAGTGAAGCTTTCAAAGCAAACTACGAAAAAGCTGTAAAAGACGGCAAGGCAAACGTTGAAAAAGCCACCAAATCTCTAAGCGAAGTTCCTTTTTACGATGCTGAAGGATCAGAATCCTTCATGAAAGTTGGAGCAACTGCTGTTGAGAAAGGCGAAAAGATTAGTGCAGAAATCGTAGAATTCAGCACTGAGCAAGTATCTGAGTATTTCTCTGTAACGCGTTCCTTGATTGAAGCTGAAGACGTTCAGAAAGCAATTGAATTGCAATCTGAGTACGCTCGCAGTTCAGTAGAAACCTATGTCAGTGAATTTGGCAAACTGAACTCAATGTTCGTTGATGCCGCCAAAACTGTTATGGAACCATTTGGCGCACAGTATGCAGCCAATATGGACAAGTTCCTGAACCGCGCATAA
- the clpS gene encoding ATP-dependent Clp protease adapter ClpS, with amino-acid sequence MTDDTDGNNNGGDADTGVVTKTKPKTKKPSMWRVLLLNDDYTPMEFVVFVLQRFFGMDEQTAAQVMLHVHHKGVGNCGVFPYEVAETKVAQVIDFARENQHPLQCTMEKE; translated from the coding sequence ATGACGGATGATACGGATGGCAATAACAATGGTGGGGATGCGGACACTGGGGTTGTTACCAAGACCAAACCGAAAACAAAGAAACCATCAATGTGGCGCGTCCTGTTGTTAAACGATGACTATACACCGATGGAGTTTGTCGTGTTCGTGTTGCAGCGCTTTTTTGGAATGGACGAGCAGACCGCCGCACAGGTAATGCTGCACGTCCATCATAAAGGTGTCGGGAATTGTGGTGTTTTCCCGTATGAAGTCGCTGAAACAAAAGTAGCCCAGGTAATTGATTTCGCACGCGAAAATCAACATCCTCTTCAATGTACAATGGAGAAAGAATAG